A window of the Procambarus clarkii isolate CNS0578487 chromosome 19, FALCON_Pclarkii_2.0, whole genome shotgun sequence genome harbors these coding sequences:
- the LOC123752934 gene encoding suprabasin-like, whose amino-acid sequence MGQKAGQMAQKAGQMAQKAGQMAQKAGQMAQKAGQMAQKAGQMAQKAGQMAQKAGQMAQKAGQMAQKAGQMAQKAGQMAQKAGQMGQKAGQMGQKAGQMAQKAGQMGQKAGQMAQKAGQMAQKAGQMAQI is encoded by the coding sequence ATGGGTCAGAAAGCTGGCCAAATGGCTCAAAAAGCTGGCCAAATGGCTCAGAAAGCTGGCCAAATGGCTCAGAAAGCTGGCCAAATGGCTCAGAAAGCTGGCCAAATGGCTCAAAAAGCTGGCCAAATGGCTCAGAAAGCTGGCCAAATGGCTCAGAAAGCTGGCCAAATGGCTCAGAAAGCTGGCCAAATGGCTCAAAAAGCTGGCCAAATGGCTCAGAAAGCTGGCCAAATGGCTCAGAAAGCTGGCCAAATGGGACAGAAAGCTGGCCAAATGGGTCAGAAAGCTGGCCAAATGGCTCAGAAAGCTGGCCAAATGGGTCAGAAAGCTGGCCAAATGGCTCAGAAAGCTGGCCAAATGGCTCAGAAAGCTGGCCAAATGGCTCAGATTTGA